The Schistocerca serialis cubense isolate TAMUIC-IGC-003099 unplaced genomic scaffold, iqSchSeri2.2 HiC_scaffold_1362, whole genome shotgun sequence genome includes a window with the following:
- the LOC126440337 gene encoding cyclic pyranopterin monophosphate synthase-like encodes MSQLLSHNLSVVTESRKQFLLLPCTPSIMCNTGLLTRQTHRAQPSVFSCRFCSLGAQSGSLTHVDRTGRAKMVDVGSKLVTERTAAARAKVFVGPELVKLVRENGLKKGDVLSVARLAGIVGSKQTSSLIPLCHNISLSSVAVDIELDSALNCVIVTGTAKCRGQTGVEMEALTAVSVSALTVYDMCKAVSHDIVISEIMLLAKSGGTRGDFHRT; translated from the coding sequence atgtctcagttgttgtcacataatttgagtgtagtgactgaatctagaaaacagtttcttttgcttccctgtaccccaagcattatgtgcaatacaggactcctaacaagacaaacacacagagcacagccctctgtcttctcttgccgTTTCTGCAGTTTGGGAGCACAGTCCGGAAGTCTGACTCATGTTGACCGGACCGGCAGGGCGAAAATGGTCGACGTGGGTTCGAAGCTGGTGACAGAACGGACTGCTGCAGCAcgagcaaaggtttttgtgggacccgaactggtgaaactcgtacgagaaaatggcctgaagaaaggtgacgtacttagcgttgctcgcctggcgggaattgtggggtccaagcagacgtccagccttatccctctgtgtcataacatatctttatcctctgtggctgtggacattgaactggactctgctctcaactgtgtgattgtaactggcacggcaaagtgtagagggcagacgggtgtggagatggaagctctcactgctgtatcggtgtctgccttaacagtgtacgatatgtgcaaagctgtgagtcatgacattgtgatatctgaaataatgcttctggccaaaagtgggggaactagaggagacttccaccggacatga